The following are encoded in a window of Mustela nigripes isolate SB6536 chromosome 3, MUSNIG.SB6536, whole genome shotgun sequence genomic DNA:
- the LOC132012870 gene encoding OCIA domain-containing protein 1-like, translated as MNGRADFQEPNAEVPRPIPHIGADYIPTEEERRVFTECNDESFWFISVPLAATSMLITQGLISKGILSSHPKYGSIPKLIFACIMGYFAGKLSYVKTCQEKFRNLENSPLGEALRSGQARRSSPSGHYSQKSKYDSKLSGHSSFVTSPAADNIEKEMLPHYEPIPFSASMNESTPTGITDHVAQGPDPYPEESPKKKNITYEELRTKNRESYEVTLTHKTDPSVRPIQERMPKKEVKVNKYGVTWDE; from the coding sequence ATGAATGGGAGAGCTGATTTTCAAGAGCCAAATGCAGAAGTTCCAAGACCAATTCCCCACATAGGGGCTGATTACATTccaacagaggaagaaagaagagtctTCACAGAGTGCAACGATGAAAGCTTCTGGTTCATATCTGTGCCTTTGGCTGCAACAAGTATGTTGATTACTCAAGGATTAATTAGTAAAGGAATCCTTTCAAGTCATCCCAAATATGGTTCCATCCCTAAACTTATATTTGCTTGTATCATGGGATACTTTGCTGGAAAGCTTTCTTACGTGAAAACTTGCCAAGAGAAGTTCAGAAATCTTGAGAATTCCCCTCTTGGAGAAGCTTTACGCTCAGGACAGGCACGGCGATCTTCACCATCTGGGCACTATTCTCAGAAGTCAAAATATGACTCAAAGTTGAGTGGTCATTCATCCTTTGTGACGTCTCCAGCAGCAGACAACATAGAAAAAGAGATGCTTCCTCATTATGAGCCAATTCCATTCAGTGCTTCTATGAATGAATCTACTCCCACTGGTATTACTGATCATGTTGCCCAAGGACCTGATCCCTACCCTGAAGAAAgtcctaagaaaaaaaatattacatatgaGGAATTAAGGACTAAGAACAGAGAGTCATATGAAGTAACTTTAACACATAAGACTGACCCCTCAGTCAGGCCTATACAGGAAAGAATgccaaaaaaagaagtcaaagtaaACAAATATGGAGTTACTTGGGATGAGTGA